The Solidesulfovibrio fructosivorans JJ] genome has a window encoding:
- a CDS encoding tyrosine-type recombinase/integrase, with protein sequence MAGKRESARIAAREQEQAEKQRNAAGATYKELVEAHYIPWAEREKKSAAADKTRLKLHIFPVIGALTLDEVTPQVLEALRDKMVASHCRATALQVLALVRKTFNHLGRLGLHTLRNPVALVKLPRLDNACERFFTHDEFDRFLAAAGKLGNPDLHDACILAVDTGLRLGELNRLMPADVNLELGFLTVREADGKPGGVVPLNSRVRAMLQKRLLTIAPGQHIFRTTRDGDREMSRRFTRLARALGLNDGVTDRRQQLTFHSLRHTFGSWLALADVELYRIQKLMRHKTPAMVQRYAHLRPSWLASDVEVLCKPPSRPDHVAD encoded by the coding sequence TTGGCCGGAAAGCGCGAGTCCGCCAGGATCGCGGCGCGGGAGCAGGAGCAGGCCGAGAAGCAGCGCAACGCGGCCGGAGCGACCTACAAAGAGTTGGTCGAGGCTCACTACATCCCCTGGGCCGAGAGGGAGAAGAAGTCGGCAGCGGCGGACAAGACGCGGCTGAAGCTGCACATCTTCCCCGTCATCGGCGCGCTTACGCTCGACGAGGTGACGCCACAGGTCCTCGAGGCGTTGCGTGACAAGATGGTCGCCTCCCATTGCCGGGCGACAGCCTTGCAGGTGCTGGCTCTCGTGCGCAAGACGTTCAACCATCTTGGACGTCTCGGGCTGCACACCCTGCGAAACCCGGTAGCCCTGGTGAAGCTGCCCCGGCTCGACAACGCCTGTGAACGGTTTTTCACACACGACGAATTCGACCGGTTCCTGGCCGCAGCGGGTAAGCTGGGCAACCCCGACCTGCACGATGCCTGCATCCTGGCCGTTGACACCGGTTTGCGCCTGGGAGAGCTCAACAGGCTTATGCCGGCGGACGTCAACCTTGAGCTTGGTTTTCTGACTGTGCGCGAGGCTGACGGAAAGCCCGGAGGCGTGGTGCCGCTCAACAGCCGCGTGCGCGCAATGTTGCAGAAGCGGCTTCTGACAATAGCGCCGGGGCAGCATATCTTCCGCACGACGCGCGATGGAGACCGGGAGATGTCCAGACGCTTCACCCGGCTGGCCCGCGCACTCGGGCTGAACGACGGCGTCACGGACAGAAGACAGCAATTGACGTTTCATAGTCTGCGCCACACTTTTGGTTCTTGGTTGGCTTTGGCCGACGTGGAACTCTACCGCATCCAAAAGCTCATGCGGCATAAGACTCCGGCGATGGTACAGCGGTACGCGCATCTTCGCCCTTCCTGGCTGGCCTCCGACGTCGAGGTTCTTTGCAAGCCACCATCCCGGCCAGATCACGTTGCAGATTGA
- a CDS encoding tyrosine-type recombinase/integrase — protein MATFRKRGNLQWEARIRKRGYPTTCKTFDTKAEAEQWAKGVETEMSKGQFVSTKEAEGYTLGECLDRYKEEYLPRLKNPQSEIYRADRLKKRALGLRIMATIRSKDIADYRREREKEGVSANTIRLELALLSRLFNFAKSDWGMESLTNPVQLAAKPKLPPGRERRLEQGEEEKLFEAIGNDFEFSAIIKIALETAMRRGEILKLTWKDVDLRNKAVFLQDTKNGTCRTVPLSKKAIEVFQGLHRHISGKVFPSCTVPQSLSKKMAKACQRAGLADLRFHDLRHEATSRFFEHTDLDVMEIKAITGHKSLQMLARYTHLRTANLAARLDGAKRGEVRHI, from the coding sequence ATGGCTACATTTCGCAAACGCGGAAACCTCCAGTGGGAGGCCCGGATTCGCAAGCGCGGCTACCCCACGACGTGCAAGACCTTTGACACCAAGGCCGAGGCCGAGCAGTGGGCAAAAGGCGTTGAGACCGAAATGTCCAAGGGGCAATTCGTCTCGACCAAAGAGGCCGAGGGCTACACCCTTGGCGAATGTCTCGACCGCTACAAAGAAGAGTATCTGCCACGGCTCAAAAACCCGCAAAGCGAGATATACCGGGCTGACCGCCTCAAAAAACGTGCCTTGGGCCTTCGGATCATGGCGACGATCCGCTCTAAAGATATTGCGGATTATCGTCGCGAACGGGAAAAAGAAGGTGTCTCGGCCAACACGATTCGCTTGGAGCTGGCGCTACTCTCGCGTCTTTTCAACTTCGCCAAAAGCGATTGGGGCATGGAAAGTCTGACCAATCCGGTGCAACTTGCTGCCAAGCCAAAATTGCCGCCTGGGCGAGAAAGACGACTTGAACAGGGGGAAGAAGAGAAACTTTTTGAAGCTATTGGCAATGACTTTGAATTTTCTGCAATAATAAAAATCGCTTTAGAAACGGCCATGCGTCGAGGTGAAATCCTCAAACTTACTTGGAAAGATGTTGACTTACGTAATAAGGCCGTATTTTTGCAAGACACAAAGAATGGAACATGCCGCACAGTCCCCTTGTCAAAAAAAGCCATTGAGGTGTTTCAAGGGCTCCATCGCCATATCTCAGGAAAGGTTTTTCCTAGTTGTACTGTCCCGCAGTCACTATCAAAAAAGATGGCAAAAGCCTGTCAAAGGGCCGGGCTGGCGGACTTGCGGTTCCATGATCTACGCCATGAAGCCACCAGCCGTTTTTTTGAGCATACGGACCTGGACGTGATGGAAATCAAGGCTATTACTGGACATAAGTCATTGCAAATGCTTGCACGATATACGCATTTACGGACGGCAAACCTCGCAGCGAGACTGGATGGCGCGAAGCGTGGGGAAGTCAGGCATATTTAA
- a CDS encoding HAD family hydrolase, which yields MEPRQIKGVLFDAFGTLCRTESLRLPYRSIMRRWEKGAADCYQAIMTRDATLAEFASEAGLPQEEKTLLETHVAEEVRSMRLFPEVSQTLQALRGHGLKIAVVSNLAKPYGAPFLELLPFAPDARAFSYEVGARKPEAPIYRYAWEGLGCVPDELLMVGDSLQNDYQAPQALGLHALWLDRKAGSLQSENGHIVHSLQSVLGYLGIVS from the coding sequence ATGGAGCCACGACAAATCAAAGGCGTCCTCTTCGATGCCTTCGGCACCTTGTGCCGCACCGAATCCCTCCGGCTTCCTTATCGTTCGATCATGAGGCGATGGGAGAAAGGGGCGGCTGATTGCTACCAAGCCATCATGACGCGGGATGCGACCCTGGCGGAGTTCGCCAGTGAAGCTGGGCTACCCCAGGAAGAAAAGACTCTCCTCGAAACGCATGTGGCAGAGGAAGTACGCTCCATGCGCCTCTTCCCCGAGGTTTCGCAAACGCTGCAAGCGCTCCGTGGACATGGCCTCAAGATCGCGGTGGTCTCCAATCTCGCCAAGCCCTACGGCGCGCCATTTCTTGAGCTCCTGCCCTTTGCGCCGGATGCTCGTGCCTTTTCCTATGAAGTCGGCGCACGCAAGCCCGAGGCGCCAATCTACCGGTATGCCTGGGAAGGGCTCGGCTGTGTCCCAGACGAGCTCCTCATGGTTGGCGATTCGCTGCAAAACGACTATCAGGCCCCCCAAGCTCTTGGGCTTCATGCCTTATGGCTTGATCGAAAGGCCGGCTCGCTCCAGAGCGAGAATGGGCATATTGTCCATTCCCTCCAGAGCGTCCTTGGCTACCTGGGGATCGTTAGTTGA
- a CDS encoding DUF6915 family protein, with product MHIKEHEEHCLKVLGSSFTEIHEWMDQYYEVIDNVAHRVVLHHQYGIELGVSLFGEPARKALELHVVDDFEFIPDTPEDVAQMMRDQDFLTPSETDILIKIIGTNWPDMLDQWNGL from the coding sequence ATGCACATTAAAGAACATGAGGAACACTGTTTGAAGGTGCTGGGAAGTTCATTCACAGAGATTCATGAGTGGATGGATCAATATTATGAAGTCATAGATAATGTAGCACATCGCGTCGTCTTGCATCATCAATACGGTATTGAGCTGGGCGTCTCTTTGTTCGGTGAGCCAGCCAGGAAGGCGCTTGAGTTACACGTTGTAGATGATTTTGAGTTTATCCCTGACACACCGGAAGATGTTGCCCAGATGATGCGAGATCAAGATTTTTTGACTCCAAGTGAAACCGATATCTTGATAAAAATAATAGGAACGAACTGGCCAGACATGCTCGATCAGTGGAATGGCTTGTAG
- a CDS encoding P-loop domain-containing protein, whose amino-acid sequence MADITVDKVRASRDGHQFHEAWLARRALGLLLPRDELCGIAVEGLTPEDQTGTSTATVEIADATFYFGAAPTFRDSTRVEIAQFKYSIARQGTKFLASDAAKTLQKFAKSESKFLSKPAQQKVANKISYTIYTNRPIGSELTEALSALAKGDLPSKKNSRAQYHQLLSIIPLNGDHLKKFAAKVFLVGQGGDLQTIEKGNARIIADWSASNDAKARARLGDLRQLVRDKAGHKGQQNNVITNIDVLAALDIAEEIDLLPTPDVFVEPGPIVEREQIQTFIDNMEESDLWIIHAAGGVGKTVFAQSVASRLIATDEVVIFDCFGGGAYRSPLDMRHRPERGLMHIVNDLACRGLCDPILPGSSDPAEVARRSIQRFSQAIATIRRTRPKARLVLIIDAVDNAAMEARDKQQVSFPQMLLESLSQPSHSIDGLVCVATARSQRRDLAIGRSQCKDFELRAFSADESQSFIKQRRPEATSAQIEAIHHRSNGNPRVIANLIEPDRPLAEIDTVSTNIDVNDLIRQRLEGAIRLADDKGCDRDEISGFLCALSVLPPPVPVAEIAAAFGITTSEVESFAADLAPLLEHTRHGLIFRDEPTETLIRESYGQQLTLLNDVVSRLSKAQSSSVYAARSLPSLLFAMGETEKLRSLAFDTRFPPELDSDIAKRAIRLNRLRTAVGAAAKDRDFSASVDLLVELASMVIVDERGEDYLLEQPDLVVGLGDPEALRRLFEARSGWPGTRHARLATAYVADGDTAEAYGYAKKADDWHQWQHNQDEKVHRTNKFDHGDYASIAFYLFSKERGNHVAGYIAQWKPFYGYCIACRLFEYCLATESFGNLPNFAKTLNEVLSLPKAPPALVVAALNFFPGFVSRTRTKALLKKLAATLKSNEEFSEEFAGSSHKNSYRKALIRCAIRMANLNMVKEMDRTFAVAVPQRYRMWSLHGDLDVEKLVSFALSVASRCASESRVADLFDCLPKEFWALVKDASRPSTDEAQRALLDERLKELRTPHNETPPEIQERLENSGLSSSELSHAADRISYGVMPLLALVKLLTTMIAAAKPIQAKAATLAFFEAWQASQAGTTRNRVYIPQEQLRFVDALYTGCASEIFMALDLLTPCAAQKLASCLQSASTLAPETIIYFVRLLAGRLNCHKQAGKMAVLAVKHIERDRDIQCRSRLFASLSRALLQANRSESTDLFKRGLQELDAIGSGDYEFAHELLQFAITLRGGHLQPNLALRLAKICEINVYDSDKWHWPLTAKAFARAVGAPYLAQIARWHDRDIVKLSLTLPSALTYMVKEGALRPIHAVSLLWLVSPEPLWSWGWNDLLNALAEQNTTESMLHEVLDQYEHSFPGRSANRYLCELREVLESDPALAATISERITLLEQRNTKSRIVEKDSHSPPPPPRDRKLIRKQEKERQANVAKALAKLDPIDTASFESFAEELKACSGWNFDKSQAFKKVRARVAYADRAKHLETIVAARNLSLSEKNDLLQAIKDEWTEDSPTQLSCLSACGLPLVKEHAEELLGKTWGTVTDISKLSEVTSTPIDQLAIVLVESATTRQLDASAMTWLSIATIISKRAEAEIPLNALERLLDSGAARLVDEIGDGAWRDELNPGTDSDEIAAGLIWFCLGSPKAKERWRAAHAVRSAARFGQWSVIERMFGFFDETDAGAFQDRALPFFKYNAQLWFLIAIARIAMDFPDDIAARFRPKMETIAFQDAFPHVGIRQAACEALRHCAAGKCGADTQKLLSRIAKANVSMFPLAKTREKAVREFPWERPKDIPRPEPTFYFDYDFEKYNIDALARVFGLPKWRIKDLCRDWIRIWAPEVTSMNDFSGKPRPYSRHGYYRPTEESYQSHGAYLAWHALAVVSGRLLSERPVTDESFLDDPWKNWLAEYSITRDDGHWISDGTDGYPLVALNDLRASSSSDTKREQPINDKQFLTSLAGLEDSTPEGIIVQAWWSSPDNVNCGIMSSLVDPAHAKLAALAIITSPHFHMYLPFHEFDDDESPRFRSDGMEPCDPWITHTEQSEALDAQDPFGASSALSIYRPARNIIARFKLVATKPWSHKWMEKGGSTVFRYNGWGGWQGYGDSENRQEGKALYCDRRFLSKLLTQLDKNLIILIKLRVYHEPNRHDKDSSQKSEFIHSFMAAVLDKHLNVQIIEPTTKQLKAVSKLNQYDIYKFSKRFLTIAMLES is encoded by the coding sequence ATGGCAGACATTACAGTCGACAAAGTCCGTGCCTCCCGAGATGGGCATCAATTCCATGAAGCGTGGTTGGCAAGGCGCGCATTGGGCTTGCTACTACCGCGCGATGAACTTTGCGGCATCGCCGTGGAGGGGCTAACTCCAGAAGACCAGACAGGCACAAGCACAGCCACGGTTGAGATAGCAGATGCAACATTCTATTTTGGTGCGGCTCCTACTTTTCGAGATTCAACGCGCGTCGAAATAGCACAATTTAAATATTCCATCGCTCGACAAGGCACCAAATTTCTTGCCTCAGATGCAGCAAAGACCCTTCAAAAGTTTGCAAAATCTGAAAGCAAGTTCTTGTCAAAGCCAGCTCAACAGAAGGTGGCGAATAAAATTTCTTACACCATATATACAAACCGACCAATTGGCTCAGAATTGACCGAAGCGCTATCTGCTTTGGCAAAGGGCGATCTCCCCTCGAAGAAAAACAGTCGCGCTCAGTATCACCAACTCCTGTCCATAATCCCCTTGAACGGCGACCATCTTAAGAAGTTCGCCGCAAAAGTCTTTCTCGTGGGCCAAGGCGGCGATCTACAAACCATCGAGAAGGGAAATGCTAGGATTATAGCTGATTGGTCCGCATCAAATGACGCTAAGGCGCGCGCCAGATTGGGAGATCTCAGGCAACTAGTACGTGACAAGGCCGGTCATAAGGGTCAACAGAATAACGTCATCACCAACATCGATGTGTTGGCAGCTCTGGATATCGCAGAGGAGATTGACCTTCTTCCAACGCCGGATGTATTTGTCGAACCCGGACCGATCGTTGAACGCGAACAAATTCAGACTTTCATCGACAACATGGAAGAATCTGACCTTTGGATAATTCACGCTGCAGGGGGCGTTGGAAAAACAGTTTTTGCCCAGAGCGTAGCATCTCGCCTAATCGCAACTGATGAAGTAGTAATTTTTGATTGTTTTGGCGGAGGCGCTTACCGTTCGCCACTTGATATGAGGCATCGCCCTGAGCGAGGGCTGATGCACATTGTCAATGATCTCGCCTGCCGTGGATTATGTGATCCGATCTTACCCGGTTCATCAGATCCGGCTGAAGTCGCCCGAAGGAGTATCCAGCGATTCTCGCAAGCAATTGCGACGATCCGTCGGACCCGGCCTAAGGCGCGATTGGTTCTCATCATCGACGCGGTTGACAACGCCGCGATGGAGGCACGGGACAAACAACAAGTTTCTTTTCCGCAGATGCTGCTGGAAAGTCTCTCACAACCATCGCATTCCATCGACGGTCTTGTGTGTGTCGCCACCGCCCGTTCCCAGCGCCGTGATCTGGCTATTGGTCGAAGCCAGTGCAAGGACTTCGAACTCAGGGCATTCTCTGCCGACGAGAGTCAATCTTTTATTAAACAACGTCGTCCAGAAGCGACTTCTGCCCAAATCGAAGCCATCCACCATCGGTCAAATGGCAATCCCCGAGTAATAGCCAACCTGATTGAGCCTGATCGACCACTTGCCGAGATCGATACTGTTTCTACCAATATTGACGTGAACGATCTCATCCGCCAACGACTTGAGGGAGCGATACGCTTAGCTGACGATAAAGGTTGTGATCGCGACGAAATTTCCGGGTTTCTTTGCGCCTTGTCCGTCCTTCCTCCACCTGTTCCTGTTGCTGAGATAGCCGCCGCATTCGGGATCACAACCTCTGAAGTCGAAAGTTTTGCCGCTGACCTCGCTCCTTTGCTGGAACACACCCGGCATGGGCTTATATTTCGTGACGAACCAACAGAAACGTTGATACGCGAGTCATATGGACAACAGCTAACACTTCTTAACGATGTAGTGTCCCGCTTAAGCAAAGCTCAGTCCTCATCTGTGTATGCAGCTCGATCGCTTCCCAGCTTGCTCTTCGCAATGGGAGAAACTGAGAAACTGCGTTCGCTGGCATTCGATACGCGGTTTCCTCCTGAACTTGACAGTGATATCGCGAAGCGGGCTATTCGCCTTAATAGGCTCCGTACGGCAGTCGGAGCAGCAGCCAAAGATCGAGACTTCAGCGCCTCCGTTGACTTGCTGGTTGAGTTGGCTTCGATGGTCATCGTCGATGAACGCGGAGAAGACTATCTGCTCGAACAGCCTGACCTAGTAGTCGGCCTAGGCGACCCGGAAGCCCTCCGACGCTTATTCGAGGCGCGTAGCGGCTGGCCGGGCACACGTCACGCCCGTTTGGCAACAGCCTATGTGGCCGATGGTGATACCGCTGAAGCGTATGGGTACGCAAAAAAAGCGGATGATTGGCACCAGTGGCAACACAATCAAGACGAAAAAGTACACAGGACAAACAAATTCGATCATGGCGATTATGCATCGATTGCGTTTTATCTCTTCTCCAAAGAACGAGGCAATCACGTTGCGGGATACATAGCCCAATGGAAGCCATTTTATGGTTATTGCATCGCATGTCGTTTATTTGAATATTGTCTCGCGACAGAATCGTTTGGCAACCTGCCTAATTTCGCGAAAACTCTGAACGAAGTACTTTCTTTGCCTAAAGCACCCCCGGCGCTGGTTGTGGCTGCGCTCAACTTCTTCCCTGGCTTTGTATCCCGCACCAGAACGAAGGCTTTATTGAAGAAGCTTGCGGCAACGCTGAAATCGAATGAAGAATTCTCAGAAGAATTTGCCGGGAGCAGTCACAAGAATAGCTATCGTAAGGCGCTGATCCGATGCGCTATCCGGATGGCTAATCTTAACATGGTAAAAGAAATGGACCGGACGTTTGCTGTCGCCGTGCCTCAGCGTTATCGGATGTGGTCGCTTCATGGCGATTTGGATGTAGAAAAACTTGTTTCTTTCGCGTTGAGTGTGGCGAGCCGTTGTGCAAGCGAATCCCGAGTAGCGGACCTTTTTGACTGCCTGCCGAAGGAATTCTGGGCATTGGTCAAGGACGCTTCCCGGCCATCGACCGACGAGGCCCAGCGGGCATTGCTTGACGAACGTTTGAAGGAATTAAGGACGCCCCATAATGAGACACCGCCGGAAATCCAGGAACGACTAGAGAATAGTGGGCTGTCGTCTTCGGAACTCTCTCATGCCGCTGACAGAATTTCTTATGGCGTGATGCCTTTGCTGGCATTGGTAAAGCTGCTTACGACTATGATTGCGGCGGCAAAGCCTATCCAAGCGAAGGCTGCCACGCTAGCATTTTTTGAAGCATGGCAGGCCTCTCAGGCTGGCACAACCCGGAACCGAGTCTATATTCCACAAGAACAATTACGCTTTGTGGACGCCCTGTACACCGGGTGCGCATCCGAGATTTTCATGGCGCTCGACTTGTTAACACCTTGCGCCGCTCAAAAGTTAGCTTCTTGCCTGCAGAGCGCTTCAACACTCGCGCCAGAAACCATAATTTATTTTGTCAGGCTCTTGGCAGGACGGCTGAACTGCCATAAGCAGGCTGGGAAAATGGCGGTATTGGCAGTTAAGCATATTGAACGTGATAGAGATATTCAATGTCGCAGCAGATTGTTCGCAAGCTTGTCGCGTGCACTGCTGCAAGCAAACCGTTCTGAGTCTACTGACCTTTTCAAGCGCGGACTACAGGAACTCGACGCCATAGGCTCGGGAGACTACGAATTTGCCCATGAGCTTTTGCAGTTTGCCATTACGCTGCGAGGTGGTCATCTACAACCAAATCTAGCGCTCCGGCTTGCCAAGATATGCGAGATCAACGTTTATGACTCTGACAAGTGGCATTGGCCGCTGACAGCCAAGGCGTTTGCACGTGCAGTGGGCGCTCCATATTTAGCGCAAATTGCTCGATGGCATGACCGCGACATCGTTAAACTGAGTCTAACACTTCCGTCAGCTCTAACGTATATGGTGAAAGAAGGTGCTCTGCGCCCTATCCATGCTGTTTCACTTCTCTGGCTGGTTAGCCCGGAACCCCTTTGGAGTTGGGGATGGAATGATTTATTGAATGCCTTGGCCGAGCAAAACACCACCGAGTCAATGTTACATGAAGTACTCGATCAGTATGAGCATTCATTTCCTGGGCGTTCAGCTAACCGCTATCTCTGCGAACTTCGCGAGGTATTGGAGTCCGATCCGGCTCTCGCTGCGACAATTTCCGAGCGCATCACGTTGTTGGAGCAGCGAAACACCAAATCAAGAATAGTCGAAAAGGATAGTCACTCTCCGCCTCCCCCTCCCAGGGATCGCAAACTCATTCGTAAGCAAGAAAAAGAGCGTCAGGCTAACGTGGCCAAGGCTCTGGCCAAGTTGGACCCAATAGATACCGCGTCATTCGAAAGCTTTGCTGAAGAATTAAAGGCATGCTCAGGTTGGAATTTCGACAAATCCCAAGCCTTCAAAAAAGTACGCGCTCGAGTCGCCTATGCTGATCGCGCCAAACATCTTGAGACAATCGTAGCTGCACGGAATCTAAGTCTGTCAGAAAAGAACGATCTTTTACAAGCGATAAAGGACGAGTGGACAGAAGACTCGCCAACACAGCTCTCATGCCTTTCCGCTTGCGGATTGCCGCTAGTTAAAGAACATGCAGAGGAGTTGCTTGGCAAGACATGGGGGACAGTGACCGATATCTCCAAACTATCGGAGGTGACAAGTACTCCAATTGATCAACTCGCAATAGTCTTGGTTGAGTCGGCCACAACTCGCCAACTGGACGCCTCTGCCATGACGTGGCTGAGTATCGCCACCATTATTTCAAAACGAGCTGAAGCTGAAATTCCTCTTAACGCCCTTGAGCGTCTGCTTGATAGCGGAGCGGCAAGGTTGGTCGACGAAATCGGCGATGGGGCATGGCGCGATGAACTAAACCCTGGCACGGATTCCGATGAGATCGCCGCTGGCTTGATATGGTTCTGCCTCGGATCGCCTAAAGCAAAAGAACGTTGGCGGGCTGCGCATGCCGTTCGGTCGGCGGCAAGATTTGGACAATGGAGCGTTATTGAACGAATGTTTGGCTTCTTTGATGAGACTGATGCAGGCGCATTTCAGGACAGAGCGCTCCCGTTCTTCAAATATAATGCTCAGCTTTGGTTCCTTATAGCGATTGCTCGTATCGCAATGGATTTTCCAGACGATATCGCGGCGCGGTTTCGTCCTAAGATGGAAACCATCGCCTTCCAAGACGCGTTCCCTCACGTCGGGATACGTCAAGCTGCATGTGAGGCGTTGCGGCATTGTGCCGCTGGGAAGTGTGGAGCGGACACACAAAAGTTACTCTCGAGAATTGCAAAAGCAAATGTGTCGATGTTCCCACTAGCCAAAACTCGCGAAAAAGCCGTACGTGAATTTCCCTGGGAGCGACCCAAGGATATTCCTAGACCAGAGCCAACTTTCTATTTCGATTACGATTTTGAAAAATACAATATAGATGCACTAGCCAGAGTATTTGGACTTCCTAAATGGCGGATAAAAGACCTTTGCCGAGATTGGATTCGGATATGGGCGCCGGAGGTGACTTCAATGAACGATTTTTCTGGCAAACCACGCCCATACAGTCGGCACGGATACTATCGGCCGACAGAGGAGTCCTATCAATCACACGGAGCCTATCTCGCATGGCATGCACTTGCAGTGGTTAGTGGACGGCTGTTGTCAGAGCGTCCTGTTACCGACGAGAGTTTTCTGGACGATCCGTGGAAGAACTGGCTGGCGGAGTACAGCATCACACGAGATGACGGTCACTGGATTTCTGACGGGACCGACGGGTACCCGCTGGTTGCGCTGAACGATTTAAGAGCAAGCAGCAGTTCAGACACCAAGCGCGAACAGCCAATCAATGACAAACAATTCCTAACATCGCTAGCTGGACTCGAAGATTCAACGCCTGAAGGGATTATCGTGCAGGCATGGTGGTCCTCTCCAGATAATGTTAACTGTGGCATCATGTCGTCTCTTGTTGATCCTGCGCATGCGAAGTTGGCGGCTTTGGCTATAATTACGTCTCCACATTTCCATATGTACTTGCCATTTCATGAATTCGATGATGACGAGAGTCCGCGTTTCCGTAGCGATGGTATGGAGCCTTGCGATCCGTGGATTACGCATACCGAGCAGTCGGAGGCTCTTGATGCTCAAGACCCATTCGGAGCCTCGTCGGCGCTGTCGATTTATCGACCAGCAAGGAACATCATCGCCAGATTTAAACTCGTTGCAACCAAGCCCTGGTCGCACAAATGGATGGAGAAAGGCGGTTCAACAGTATTCAGATACAATGGATGGGGCGGCTGGCAAGGATATGGTGACAGTGAAAATCGGCAAGAGGGGAAAGCACTTTATTGCGACCGCAGATTTCTTTCTAAACTACTAACACAACTAGACAAAAATCTCATTATCTTGATTAAACTTCGTGTTTACCATGAGCCAAACCGACACGACAAAGATTCAAGTCAAAAGAGTGAGTTCATTCATTCCTTCATGGCAGCCGTTCTAGACAAGCATCTCAACGTTCAAATAATCGAACCGACGACAAAACAATTAAAAGCCGTCTCGAAACTCAATCAGTATGACATATACAAATTTTCTAAACGCTTTCTGACAATTGCCATGCTAGAAAGCTAA